A genome region from Desulfomonilaceae bacterium includes the following:
- a CDS encoding carboxymuconolactone decarboxylase family protein, whose protein sequence is MSSDRYERGLEKLKEVDGEAGERVIESLKDIAPDLAKYVIEFPFGDVYCRPGLDLKSREIATVAALTALGTATPQLKVHIHGALNVGLSRQEVVEIVIQMAVYAGFPAALNGMFAAKEVFQERDEKGQS, encoded by the coding sequence ATGTCCAGTGACAGATACGAAAGAGGGCTCGAAAAACTTAAAGAGGTGGATGGCGAAGCGGGAGAAAGAGTTATCGAGAGTTTGAAAGATATCGCTCCCGACCTCGCCAAATATGTGATTGAATTCCCATTTGGGGATGTCTATTGTCGCCCAGGACTGGATCTGAAATCACGAGAGATCGCTACTGTCGCAGCGCTTACTGCCTTGGGTACGGCAACGCCACAACTCAAAGTCCATATCCACGGCGCTCTCAATGTTGGCCTGTCACGTCAGGAAGTTGTTGAAATTGTCATCCAGATGGCTGTTTACGCTGGATTTCCGGCAGCCTTGAATGGGATGTTCGCGGCCAAGGAAGTCTTCCAGGAGCGCGATGAGAAAGGACAAAGTTAA
- a CDS encoding N-acetylmuramoyl-L-alanine amidase, translating into MKRFVDIDDFALRLWMCVVIMGEIYSHLLKSKSGDPMRLYYRGFSLHVYPNEGSIRLAKAIESAMISLGLIWSEYHTEDIPEERMKLVPGTKAVYERPNLFILRSATVPAVIIECGCIANPEEEELLKTVEYRSKLVQGIRQGVLSFLESNSMAIHGEKRRRILSKSDEKREL; encoded by the coding sequence ATGAAACGGTTCGTCGATATTGATGATTTCGCACTGCGGCTATGGATGTGTGTCGTGATAATGGGTGAAATCTACTCACATTTGCTCAAGTCGAAATCCGGCGACCCTATGCGACTGTACTACAGGGGGTTTTCTCTTCATGTGTATCCTAATGAAGGATCGATTCGACTAGCCAAGGCGATAGAGTCCGCAATGATTTCTCTGGGATTAATTTGGAGCGAATATCATACTGAAGACATTCCTGAGGAACGCATGAAGCTTGTGCCCGGCACAAAGGCTGTTTACGAGCGGCCAAACCTGTTTATACTGCGAAGCGCCACTGTGCCTGCAGTGATTATCGAGTGCGGGTGCATTGCGAACCCCGAAGAGGAGGAGCTTCTCAAAACGGTAGAATATCGCAGCAAGTTGGTTCAGGGCATCCGGCAAGGTGTCCTTTCCTTTTTGGAAAGCAATAGCATGGCTATTCATGGAGAAAAAAGAAGGCGCATTCTGTCCAAGTCGGATGAAAAAAGGGAACTGTGA
- a CDS encoding nucleotidyltransferase domain-containing protein, with the protein MKSNVVSSFWVAYRAMDGAIRRNARKAYGLWAENPFHLVNKCGRGDADESSHIDFLVEMEPNRNLLDLGALLTDLRELMGRRVDVVSEKGLYWLLRRRILKEAKLL; encoded by the coding sequence ATGAAGTCGAATGTGGTGTCTTCTTTTTGGGTAGCTTACCGGGCTATGGACGGAGCAATACGGCGTAACGCTCGAAAAGCATATGGTCTTTGGGCTGAAAATCCCTTCCACTTGGTAAACAAATGTGGACGTGGCGACGCCGATGAATCAAGTCACATTGACTTCCTGGTTGAAATGGAACCCAATCGAAATCTGCTTGACCTAGGAGCGCTACTAACCGACTTACGGGAGCTTATGGGCCGGAGAGTGGACGTAGTTAGTGAGAAAGGACTCTACTGGCTGTTACGCAGGCGAATCCTGAAGGAGGCTAAACTTCTTTGA